A portion of the Chondrinema litorale genome contains these proteins:
- a CDS encoding universal stress protein, producing MLPLNNILIPVDFTHISTHAVRQAKDLARRSGAHLILFHAYHRPLVPVEVEPEVETSLMKKRIRGIDSRFKELETIIPDLKDVSFTCHKSLGKASDSIAKAVEKYNVDLILMGTKGAHGFEELWGSNAAKVVGKVDCPVLVLPEDTDISKIKKIGVACDFNQKRNYDNFKVLPYLAKVYNATVNIIFVSSNSKDQYPKEFKDVIKIHNMLEEVSHSFDYIYHKNVEDGLVNYCKKNKIGLLTVITKSKSFFTKLFDESLTTQMVYHIDVPLLIIK from the coding sequence ATGTTACCACTTAACAATATCTTGATCCCTGTTGATTTCACTCATATATCAACACATGCTGTAAGGCAGGCTAAAGATTTGGCAAGAAGAAGTGGAGCTCATCTCATACTTTTCCATGCCTACCATAGGCCTTTGGTACCTGTAGAGGTAGAACCTGAAGTTGAAACTTCTTTGATGAAAAAACGCATAAGAGGTATTGATTCCAGATTTAAAGAACTGGAAACTATTATACCAGACCTTAAAGATGTTTCTTTTACATGTCATAAAAGTCTGGGAAAAGCTTCTGACAGTATTGCTAAGGCAGTAGAAAAATATAATGTAGATTTAATCTTAATGGGTACAAAAGGTGCTCATGGATTCGAAGAATTATGGGGTAGCAATGCTGCTAAAGTTGTAGGCAAAGTAGATTGCCCGGTTTTGGTTTTACCAGAAGACACTGATATTTCAAAAATTAAAAAAATTGGTGTAGCATGCGATTTTAACCAAAAGCGAAATTACGATAATTTTAAAGTTTTGCCTTACCTAGCAAAAGTTTACAATGCTACCGTCAATATCATTTTTGTTTCATCTAACTCAAAAGATCAATATCCTAAAGAGTTTAAAGATGTTATAAAAATACATAACATGCTCGAAGAAGTATCGCACTCGTTCGATTACATCTATCATAAAAATGTAGAAGACGGACTGGTAAATTACTGTAAGAAAAATAAAATTGGATTGCTTACAGTTATCACTAAATCTAAGAGTTTTTTTACTAAACTATTTGATGAAAGTTTAACTACTCAAATGGTTTATCATATAGATGTTCCACTTTTAATAATTAAATAG
- a CDS encoding 1-aminocyclopropane-1-carboxylate deaminase/D-cysteine desulfhydrase, whose product MKLSINKTLLEKISSPLLDEKKLTLYVKRDDLIHPTVSGNKWRKLKYNLQEAQKQKHDTLLSFGGAYSNHIYALAAAGKLFGFKTIGIIRGEKTLPLNPVLEFAQKSGMRLYYISRTAYRDKYNPELIGEFKERFGKFYLVPEGGTNMLAVQGCEEIVDEIDDIDFDYICCASGTGGTISGIITGLNGKHKALGFSALKGGEFLKDDVGNLVKGYCGKDFDNWDIITDYHFGGYAKSKPELLEFMKQFEKAHKIPLEFIYTGKMLYGLFDLIKKDYFKEGQTIIAVHTGGVR is encoded by the coding sequence TTGAAACTTAGCATTAACAAAACACTGCTTGAAAAAATCAGTTCGCCACTACTCGATGAAAAGAAACTCACGCTTTATGTAAAACGTGACGATCTCATACACCCCACTGTTTCTGGTAACAAATGGAGAAAGCTGAAATATAATTTACAAGAAGCTCAGAAACAAAAACACGATACACTTCTATCTTTTGGAGGCGCTTACTCTAATCACATATATGCTTTGGCAGCAGCGGGCAAGCTTTTCGGCTTTAAAACAATAGGTATAATTAGAGGAGAGAAAACATTGCCTTTAAACCCTGTATTAGAATTTGCCCAAAAATCTGGAATGCGTCTGTATTACATTTCGCGCACTGCTTACAGAGATAAATACAACCCAGAACTTATTGGCGAATTTAAAGAAAGGTTTGGTAAGTTTTATTTAGTACCTGAAGGTGGAACCAATATGTTGGCTGTACAAGGCTGCGAAGAAATTGTAGATGAAATCGATGATATAGATTTTGACTACATCTGCTGTGCAAGTGGTACTGGCGGAACCATCTCTGGTATTATTACTGGTCTAAATGGGAAACACAAAGCTTTAGGCTTTTCTGCTTTAAAAGGAGGTGAATTTCTAAAAGATGATGTGGGTAATTTGGTAAAAGGCTATTGCGGAAAAGACTTCGACAACTGGGATATTATTACAGATTACCACTTTGGCGGTTATGCCAAATCTAAGCCTGAGCTGCTTGAGTTTATGAAACAGTTTGAAAAAGCCCACAAAATACCTTTAGAATTTATCTATACTGGTAAAATGCTTTATGGGCTTTTTGACTTAATTAAGAAAGATTATTTTAAAGAAGGACAAACCATTATTGCCGTTCATACGGGTGGAGTTAGATAA
- a CDS encoding aldose 1-epimerase family protein: MSGIMEQYFIENDKLKVGINLKGAELASIYGKQSEKEYMWQADPEFWGRHSCILFPIVGKLIGDTYTLDGKSYELKQHGFVRNRMFEVKKQEADNITFSYSSTEEDKAIYPYEFVVNMIYTIEGDTVSVAYEVENTNATEMYFSIGGHPGFNCPLEEGEKRSDYSVVFDQVETAESYTLNDDGFFDGKTKKVFGDSPAIQIKDDLFDDDALVFKDLKSTVVSLVNKAGKKILSFDYSGFPYLGIWSQNRESPFVCIEPWCGMADNAAGQDDFKNKEGVQPLEAGKTFTCEHKVSIFQS, from the coding sequence ATGAGTGGTATAATGGAACAATACTTTATTGAAAATGACAAGTTGAAAGTTGGTATAAACCTGAAAGGGGCGGAGCTAGCAAGTATTTATGGGAAACAATCAGAAAAGGAATACATGTGGCAGGCTGATCCGGAGTTTTGGGGAAGGCATTCTTGTATTTTATTTCCAATTGTTGGTAAGCTAATTGGCGATACATATACCTTAGATGGCAAAAGCTATGAGCTAAAACAACATGGTTTTGTGCGCAATAGAATGTTTGAAGTAAAAAAACAGGAAGCAGATAATATCACTTTTAGCTATAGCAGCACAGAAGAAGACAAAGCGATTTACCCTTATGAGTTTGTTGTAAATATGATTTACACAATTGAGGGTGATACAGTTTCTGTGGCTTACGAAGTAGAAAACACAAATGCTACTGAGATGTATTTCTCTATTGGCGGCCATCCAGGTTTTAATTGCCCATTGGAAGAAGGAGAGAAAAGATCAGATTATTCTGTGGTTTTCGATCAGGTAGAAACAGCGGAAAGCTATACACTAAATGATGATGGCTTTTTTGATGGCAAAACTAAAAAGGTATTTGGCGACTCGCCAGCCATACAGATTAAAGACGATTTGTTTGATGATGATGCTTTGGTTTTTAAAGACCTAAAATCAACAGTGGTTTCTTTGGTAAACAAAGCTGGTAAGAAGATTCTAAGCTTCGATTATTCGGGTTTCCCTTACTTAGGAATATGGTCTCAAAACAGAGAATCTCCTTTTGTATGTATTGAACCTTGGTGTGGCATGGCAGACAATGCTGCTGGGCAAGACGATTTTAAAAACAAAGAAGGTGTGCAACCACTAGAAGCAGGAAAAACCTTTACTTGCGAACACAAAGTAAGTATTTTCCAGAGCTAA
- a CDS encoding nuclear transport factor 2 family protein: protein MRNLKTTFLLLLLLVPTSTLKAVDNPNDEEKAVIECIETLFNGMRAGDSSMVSQVFHASSRLQTVSTKTGKTVLRNETIANFLKAIGTPHDIVWDERILSYDVKIDGAMASVWTEYDFYAGEKFSHCGVNAFQLFKDDEKGWLITQIIDTRRVEDCKKE from the coding sequence ATGAGAAATCTGAAAACTACATTTTTACTGCTTTTACTTTTAGTACCCACCTCTACACTAAAAGCTGTTGATAACCCCAATGATGAAGAAAAGGCTGTAATTGAATGTATTGAGACACTTTTTAATGGAATGCGCGCTGGTGATAGTTCTATGGTGAGTCAGGTTTTTCATGCATCTTCTAGGTTGCAAACAGTTTCTACCAAAACTGGAAAAACAGTATTACGCAACGAGACTATAGCCAATTTTTTAAAAGCCATTGGCACTCCTCACGACATTGTGTGGGATGAACGAATCTTAAGCTACGATGTAAAAATAGATGGAGCAATGGCTTCTGTATGGACAGAGTACGATTTTTATGCAGGTGAAAAATTCAGCCATTGTGGAGTAAATGCATTTCAGCTTTTTAAAGATGATGAAAAAGGTTGGCTAATTACTCAGATAATCGACACAAGAAGAGTAGAAGATTGTAAGAAGGAGTAG
- a CDS encoding SGNH/GDSL hydrolase family protein, whose translation MAACKKRVELPEYAFIAPSDSLINYSGRFYFSEDSLSAKFAWTGSTIKATFRGTSCKLMLQDHVFIKDGYGEPQANYFYVFIDEQFPQLLRAEPDSILYTVAQNLPDTTHTIEIFRRTEGATGSTEFLGFRLDLGKNLVTPPSFPSRKIEFIGNSITCGYGNEGDSAKCKYTSLTQNGYMTYSAITARKLNAEYRAVAYSGMGIYRNYSDAIRYTMTEMYDMVYPQNDSICWDFTQWQPDVVVINLGTNDFARSNPERKYFVESYFNLLEKIRAYYPAASIFCLESPMISDYYPARRKARTTSTNYIVEAIRLMKEKGEQNIEFYALKEQTSRVLGCDFHPNVEQHKQNAEELTAFIREKMGWDLVL comes from the coding sequence ATGGCAGCTTGCAAAAAAAGAGTAGAATTACCAGAGTATGCATTTATTGCTCCATCTGATTCACTCATTAATTATTCAGGCCGATTTTATTTTTCTGAAGATTCTTTGTCTGCCAAATTCGCTTGGACTGGCTCAACAATTAAAGCAACTTTTAGGGGTACATCTTGTAAGTTGATGTTACAAGATCATGTGTTTATAAAAGATGGCTATGGCGAACCTCAGGCAAATTATTTCTATGTTTTTATAGATGAACAATTTCCGCAATTGTTGCGTGCCGAACCAGACAGTATTTTATATACAGTAGCTCAAAACCTGCCAGATACTACGCATACCATCGAAATTTTTAGGCGAACAGAAGGAGCAACAGGCAGCACAGAGTTTTTAGGTTTTAGGTTAGATTTAGGCAAAAATCTGGTAACGCCACCAAGTTTCCCTTCGAGAAAGATAGAGTTTATTGGCAACTCTATTACCTGTGGTTATGGTAATGAAGGAGATAGTGCCAAATGTAAATATACCTCCTTAACTCAAAACGGCTACATGACATACAGCGCCATTACAGCCAGAAAACTAAATGCAGAATACAGAGCAGTGGCTTATTCTGGTATGGGTATTTATAGAAATTACAGCGATGCGATTAGATATACCATGACAGAAATGTACGATATGGTATATCCACAAAACGACAGTATCTGTTGGGATTTTACTCAATGGCAACCAGATGTGGTGGTAATAAATTTAGGCACAAACGATTTTGCCAGAAGTAATCCAGAAAGGAAGTATTTTGTGGAAAGCTATTTTAATCTTTTAGAGAAAATAAGAGCATACTATCCGGCTGCCAGTATTTTTTGTTTGGAAAGTCCGATGATTTCCGACTATTACCCTGCAAGAAGAAAGGCCAGAACTACTTCGACCAATTACATTGTAGAAGCCATTAGGTTAATGAAAGAGAAAGGTGAGCAGAATATTGAGTTTTATGCATTAAAAGAGCAAACTTCAAGAGTATTGGGTTGCGATTTCCATCCTAATGTGGAGCAGCATAAACAAAATGCCGAAGAACTCACTGCTTTTATTAGAGAAAAAATGGGTTGGGATTTGGTATTATAA